A stretch of Microbacterium sp. 4R-513 DNA encodes these proteins:
- a CDS encoding quinone-dependent dihydroorotate dehydrogenase codes for MYPLFFRTVLSRIDPETAHHAAMAVIRVLGIPPFSWVARAVTRPDPALRTHAVGRDFDSPFGVAAGFDKDVRGAAGLYALGFGHVEVGTVTAIPQDGNPRPRLFRLVPDRAVVNRMGFNNRGADAAASRLRRLRRRRRRAVLGVNIGKSRVVDVAHATADYVTSARQLAPLADYLVVNVSSPNTPGLRGLQAVETLRPLLQAVRDAAGLTPLLVKIAPDLADDEIEAIARLAVDTHLAGIIATNTTISRDGLTTDPSTVAAAGEGGLSGAPLRTRALEVLRIVRAAVPQTFCVISVGGVETAEDVQERLDAGATLVQGYTAFLYRGPLWARQINRGLAKLR; via the coding sequence ATGTATCCCCTCTTCTTCCGGACCGTCCTCTCGCGCATCGACCCGGAGACGGCGCACCACGCTGCGATGGCCGTCATCCGCGTGCTGGGAATCCCGCCCTTCTCGTGGGTCGCGCGTGCCGTCACGCGCCCCGACCCTGCGCTGCGGACTCATGCGGTCGGGCGGGACTTCGACTCGCCGTTCGGCGTCGCGGCGGGGTTCGACAAGGACGTCCGGGGTGCGGCGGGCCTCTACGCACTCGGGTTCGGTCACGTCGAGGTGGGCACCGTGACCGCGATCCCTCAGGACGGCAACCCCCGCCCGAGGCTCTTCCGCCTCGTGCCGGATCGCGCGGTCGTCAATCGGATGGGCTTCAACAACAGGGGAGCGGATGCCGCGGCATCCCGCCTGCGCCGTCTGCGTCGTCGTCGCCGGCGGGCCGTGCTCGGCGTCAACATCGGCAAGAGTCGCGTCGTCGACGTCGCTCACGCGACCGCAGACTACGTCACCAGCGCCCGACAGCTCGCGCCGCTCGCCGACTACCTCGTCGTCAACGTCTCATCGCCGAACACCCCCGGCCTGCGGGGACTTCAGGCGGTCGAGACGCTGCGACCGCTCCTCCAGGCGGTTCGGGATGCCGCGGGCCTCACACCTCTCCTCGTCAAGATCGCCCCCGACCTCGCCGACGACGAGATCGAGGCGATCGCGCGGCTCGCGGTCGACACGCATCTCGCCGGCATCATCGCGACGAACACGACGATCTCGCGGGACGGTCTCACGACCGACCCGTCGACCGTCGCGGCCGCGGGGGAGGGCGGTCTGTCCGGCGCCCCGCTCAGGACTCGCGCGCTCGAGGTGCTGCGGATCGTACGCGCCGCGGTTCCGCAGACCTTCTGCGTCATCAGCGTCGGCGGCGTCGAGACGGCAGAGGACGTCCAGGAGCGACTGGATGCCGGAGCCACCCTCGTGCAGGGCTACACGGCGTTCCTCTACCGCGGCCCGCTCTGGGCCCGGCAGATCAACAGGGGCCTCGCGAAGCTGCGCTGA
- a CDS encoding DUF3043 domain-containing protein, which produces MAKTPEAPLSDAPSEGTSLNGAPSGKGRATPSRAEQEAARKRPLVPDTKEAKARARAELAQQRDKARAGMAAGDERYLTARDKGPQRRWVRDWIDSGWHLGEAVMPAMVLVIVMTFIPVVALQYYSFLGLWVFIFLVIGDMVVTSIRVKRLAKAKWGDKVEKGLGWYAAMRSIQMRFLRLPKPQVKRGQRPA; this is translated from the coding sequence GTGGCCAAGACGCCTGAAGCACCCCTGAGCGACGCCCCTTCCGAGGGGACCTCGCTGAACGGCGCCCCCTCGGGCAAGGGACGCGCGACTCCCTCGCGTGCCGAGCAGGAGGCCGCGCGCAAGCGCCCGCTCGTGCCCGACACGAAGGAGGCGAAGGCTCGCGCCCGCGCCGAGCTCGCGCAGCAGCGCGACAAGGCCCGTGCCGGTATGGCCGCCGGCGACGAGCGCTACCTCACGGCGCGCGACAAGGGTCCTCAGCGCCGCTGGGTGCGCGACTGGATCGACTCGGGCTGGCACCTCGGCGAAGCCGTCATGCCCGCCATGGTGCTCGTCATCGTCATGACGTTCATCCCGGTCGTGGCGCTGCAGTACTACTCGTTCCTCGGCCTCTGGGTCTTCATCTTCCTCGTGATCGGCGACATGGTGGTGACGTCGATCCGCGTCAAGCGCCTCGCGAAGGCGAAGTGGGGCGACAAGGTCGAGAAGGGGCTCGGCTGGTACGCCGCGATGCGGTCGATCCAGATGCGGTTCCTGCGCCTGCCGAAGCCGCAGGTCAAGCGCGGACAGCGCCCCGCCTGA
- the hisD gene encoding histidinol dehydrogenase — protein sequence MLRTIDLRGRTLTSTELIATVPRATAARERALTTAATIVHDVADRGEAALREQAERFDGAVGHDIRVPAAHLDEALAGLDPTVRTALEHAIERVRTASAAQIPAPVVTELAPGARVAQRWQPVRRVGVYVPGGKAVYPSSVVMNVVPAQVAGVSEVALASPSQREFDGRVHPVILAAARLLGVDEVYAMGGAGAIGAFAHGVPSIGLEPVDVVTGPGNNFVAAAKRAVAGLVGTDAEAGATEILIVADDSAEPMLVAADLVSQAEHDEQAAAVLVTDSVKLADAVAAHTAGQAARTLHAERVAAALRGPQSAIVLVDDIAAATAFSNAYAPEHLELHLADPRPEDFVHAGAVFVGADSPVSLGDYLAGSNHVLPTGGQARYSAGLSAATFLRPQQVIEYDRAALGEVRDDIVALANAEHLPAHGEAVEARFLA from the coding sequence ATGCTCCGCACGATCGATCTCCGCGGCCGCACGCTCACTTCCACCGAACTCATCGCCACCGTTCCGCGCGCGACCGCGGCGCGCGAACGGGCGCTGACGACGGCCGCGACGATCGTGCACGACGTCGCCGACCGCGGCGAGGCGGCCCTGCGGGAGCAGGCCGAGCGCTTCGACGGGGCCGTAGGCCACGACATCCGTGTTCCGGCTGCGCACCTCGATGAAGCCCTCGCGGGCCTCGACCCGACGGTCCGCACGGCCCTCGAACACGCGATCGAGCGCGTGCGTACCGCGTCCGCCGCCCAGATCCCGGCACCGGTCGTCACCGAGCTCGCGCCCGGCGCGCGGGTGGCGCAGCGCTGGCAGCCCGTGCGGCGCGTCGGCGTGTATGTGCCGGGCGGCAAGGCCGTGTACCCCTCGAGCGTCGTCATGAACGTTGTGCCCGCGCAGGTCGCCGGGGTGTCGGAGGTTGCCCTCGCCTCACCGTCGCAGCGCGAGTTCGACGGCCGCGTGCACCCGGTGATCCTCGCCGCAGCCAGACTCCTGGGCGTCGACGAGGTCTACGCGATGGGCGGCGCCGGTGCGATCGGCGCCTTCGCGCACGGCGTGCCGTCGATCGGCCTCGAGCCGGTCGACGTCGTCACGGGTCCCGGCAACAACTTCGTCGCGGCCGCCAAGCGCGCCGTGGCGGGACTCGTCGGGACGGATGCCGAGGCCGGCGCGACCGAGATCCTCATCGTCGCCGACGACTCGGCCGAGCCGATGCTCGTCGCGGCCGACCTCGTGAGCCAGGCCGAGCACGACGAGCAGGCAGCCGCCGTGCTGGTGACCGACTCGGTCAAGCTCGCCGACGCGGTGGCGGCGCACACAGCCGGCCAGGCCGCTCGCACGCTCCACGCCGAGCGCGTCGCAGCGGCGCTCCGCGGGCCGCAGTCGGCGATCGTGCTGGTCGATGACATCGCAGCTGCGACGGCCTTCAGCAACGCGTACGCGCCCGAGCACCTCGAGCTGCACCTCGCAGACCCGCGTCCGGAGGACTTCGTCCACGCGGGCGCCGTGTTCGTCGGCGCCGACTCGCCCGTGAGCCTGGGCGACTACCTCGCGGGAAGCAACCACGTCCTCCCCACCGGCGGACAGGCCCGCTACTCGGCCGGCCTTTCGGCGGCGACCTTCCTTCGCCCCCAGCAGGTCATCGAGTACGACCGTGCCGCTCTCGGCGAGGTGCGGGACGACATCGTCGCGCTCGCCAACGCCGAGCACCTGCCCGCGCACGGCGAGGCCGTCGAGGCCCGATTCCTCGCGTAG
- a CDS encoding dipeptidase, translated as MTSDLTRQEAVREAATAAVPAALADLGNLVRIPSVAFPGFDPAQVQRSAEAVKALVEATGLFDSVRIADAEIPEAAEPTTLGERGMPAVLATRAAKNGRPTILLYAHHDVQPVGDESLWESPPFEPTVRDGRLYGRGAADDKAGVMAHIGALRAFSEAVGDDFDLGVALFIEGEEEAGSRSFAQFLSDHADALRADVIVVADSGNWDSKTPALTVSLRGNTRFTLRVRTLEHASHSGMFGGAVPDAMMATVKLLSTLWDETGAVAVEGLTVRDAETPEYTEETLRDEAGLPDGVGPIGTGTILSRIWNKPSITVTGIDAPSVANASNTLSPEISVVISARIAPGQDARDAYAAIEAHLRAHAPFGAQLEFSHQDYGNPFLVDTSGWAVADAREVLGEAYGVDPVDMGVGGSIPFIADLVREFPGAQILVTGVEDPHARAHSPNESLHLDTFRNALVAEALLLEKLDGRTL; from the coding sequence ATGACCTCTGACCTGACCCGCCAAGAAGCGGTGCGCGAAGCCGCGACCGCCGCGGTGCCCGCCGCCCTCGCCGATCTCGGCAACCTCGTGCGCATCCCATCGGTCGCATTCCCGGGATTCGACCCCGCCCAGGTGCAGCGCAGCGCCGAGGCGGTGAAGGCTCTCGTCGAGGCGACGGGCCTGTTCGACAGTGTCCGGATCGCGGACGCCGAGATCCCGGAGGCGGCAGAGCCGACGACGCTCGGGGAGCGCGGCATGCCTGCGGTGCTCGCGACCCGCGCCGCCAAGAACGGACGGCCGACGATCCTCCTGTACGCGCACCACGACGTCCAGCCCGTGGGGGACGAGAGCCTGTGGGAGTCGCCGCCGTTCGAGCCGACTGTCCGCGACGGCCGCCTGTACGGGCGGGGCGCTGCCGATGACAAGGCCGGCGTCATGGCGCACATCGGCGCGCTGCGCGCCTTCTCGGAAGCCGTCGGCGACGACTTCGACCTCGGCGTCGCCCTCTTCATCGAGGGTGAGGAGGAGGCCGGCTCGCGCTCGTTCGCGCAGTTCCTCTCGGACCACGCCGATGCCCTCCGCGCCGACGTCATCGTCGTCGCGGACTCGGGCAACTGGGACTCGAAGACCCCGGCGCTGACCGTCTCGCTGCGGGGCAACACGCGCTTCACGCTCCGCGTGCGAACCCTCGAGCACGCCTCGCACTCCGGCATGTTCGGCGGCGCGGTGCCCGACGCCATGATGGCGACGGTCAAGCTGCTCTCGACGCTGTGGGACGAGACCGGGGCCGTTGCGGTCGAGGGGCTGACGGTCCGGGATGCCGAGACCCCCGAGTACACCGAAGAGACGCTGCGCGACGAGGCCGGCCTGCCGGACGGCGTGGGCCCCATCGGGACGGGCACGATCCTCAGCCGCATCTGGAACAAGCCGTCGATCACCGTGACGGGCATCGACGCGCCGAGTGTCGCCAACGCATCGAACACGCTCTCACCCGAGATCAGCGTCGTCATCAGCGCCCGCATCGCCCCCGGACAGGACGCCCGCGACGCCTATGCCGCGATCGAGGCGCACCTCCGTGCGCACGCGCCGTTCGGCGCGCAGCTCGAGTTCTCGCACCAGGACTACGGCAACCCGTTCCTCGTCGACACGAGCGGCTGGGCCGTCGCCGACGCCCGCGAGGTGCTCGGAGAGGCGTACGGGGTCGACCCCGTCGACATGGGCGTGGGCGGGTCCATCCCGTTCATCGCGGATCTCGTCCGCGAGTTCCCGGGCGCCCAGATCCTCGTGACCGGCGTCGAGGACCCGCACGCTCGTGCGCACAGCCCGAACGAGTCCCTCCACCTCGACACGTTCCGCAACGCCCTCGTGGCCGAGGCGCTGCTGCTCGAGAAGCTCGACGGGCGGACGCTCTGA
- the nrdR gene encoding transcriptional regulator NrdR yields MHCPFCRHPDSRVIDSRTSDDGLSIRRRRQCPECGGRFSTIETASLNVIKRSGVIEPFSREKVISGVRKACQGRPVTEADLAVLAQTVEETLRQTGASQLDANEIGLAILGPLRQLDEVAYLRFASVYQAFDSLEDFESAIEQLRADHTAAHRAADA; encoded by the coding sequence ATGCACTGCCCCTTCTGCCGCCACCCCGACTCGCGCGTGATCGACTCGCGCACGAGCGACGACGGACTCAGCATCCGTCGCCGTCGGCAGTGCCCCGAGTGCGGCGGCCGCTTCTCGACGATCGAGACCGCGAGCCTCAACGTCATCAAGCGTTCCGGCGTGATCGAGCCGTTCAGCCGCGAGAAGGTCATCTCGGGCGTCCGCAAGGCGTGCCAGGGACGGCCCGTGACCGAGGCCGACCTCGCCGTGCTTGCGCAGACCGTCGAAGAGACGCTGCGTCAGACGGGTGCCTCGCAGCTCGACGCGAACGAGATCGGCCTCGCCATCCTCGGGCCGCTGCGTCAGCTCGACGAGGTGGCGTATCTGCGCTTCGCGAGCGTCTACCAGGCGTTCGACTCCCTCGAGGACTTCGAGTCGGCGATCGAGCAGCTCCGCGCCGACCACACGGCCGCACACCGCGCCGCGGACGCGTGA